The Streptomyces sp. NBC_00435 nucleotide sequence CAGGACCAGTCCGGCGGTGGCCACGACCTCTCCGACGAGCAGGTGTCCGCCGTCGCGGATCCGGGTGGAGAAGACGCCCGGGACACGGCCGAACATCGTCTCCGCGAGGACGGCGCCAGCGATCGCCCCGGCGGTCTGGGCCGCGGCGTAGACGAGGGCCTCGCGACCGTCGAGCCCCTCACCTCCGGTGCGCCGGCCCCACCAGGAGGTGAGGGTGACGACCGGGTTGAGGTGGGCGCCCGAGAGCGGCCCGAAGAGCGTGATGATCAGCCCGAGGCCGATGGCGGATGCGAGCGAGTTGGCGGTGAGGGCAACGGCCGTGTCAGCGGTGAGCGCTGCGGCCTGGATTCCGGATCCGATGACGACCACGAGGAGGGCGGCGGTGCCTATCAGTTCGGCGACCGCGCGCCGCGACAAAGACGAACTATTTGTCATACTTTTCTTCCCCTTGAGTGGCAGTTCAGCGGAAAATGTATTCCGTATCTTGGAAACGCGATAGAGGGAGTCCAGGTTCGAGGGAAGGGCGAAAAATCGCTGCGCCGGACCCGGCCGACCCTGCACGCTGGGCGAATGGATGACAAACGCACCGTCAAGGTGTCCAAATACGTCTCGAAACACCTCCGCCATCAGCCGGAACGCATCGGACTGGTGCTCGATCCACAGGGCTGGGTGGAGATGGACGACCTTCTGAGCGCGGCGGCCGACCACGGTTTCCCCATCAGCCGGGCCGAGCTCGACCACGTGGTCGCCACCAACGACAAACAACGGTTCGCGGTCGACGGCAACCGGATCCGCGCCAGCCAGGGACACACCGTCCCCGTGGACCTGGACCTGCCGGAGGCCGAACCGCCCGCGTACCTCTACCACGGCACCGTCGCCGCGGCCCTGGACGCGATCCGCGCCGAGGGACTGCGCCCGATGGCCCGCCACCACGTACACCTGTCCCCCGACCGGGAGACCGCGACCCGCGTCGGCGCACGGCGCGGCCGGCCGGTCGTCCTCAGCGTGGACGCGGCGGCGATGCGCGCCGCCGGACACGTCTTCCGGATCAGCGCCAACGGGGTCTGGCTGGCGGACTCCGTGCCCCCGCAATTCCTACGGTTCCAGTGAGAACGCGAGCGGAATGACGAGCACGGAATTCACAGGGGGATTGTCAGATCATCCCCCTACTCTGTTCCTCACTCCGGGATCTGTGAGGGGGGTACCTCGCGGTCGCCGAACAGTCCGTACCAGCACGCGAGGTGACGCCCCATGACGTCCACAGAGCCCCATCCGAACACCTTCCAGGTCGATCTGCGCGGCCTGGTCGACCTGCTCTCCCACCACCTCTACTCCAGCCCGCGCGTCTACGTCCGCGAGCTGCTCCAGAACGCGGTCGACGCGGTCACCGCCCGCCACGCCCTGGACCCCGACGCCGAGATCCGCATCCGCCTGTCGGCCACCGGGAACCGCGTCACCATCGAGGACAGCGGCATCGGCCTGACCGCCGCCGAGGCCCACTCCCTCCTCGCCACGATCGGCCGCAGCTCCAAACGCGGTGGCACGCACGGCCTGGAGACCACCCGCCAGGAGTTCCTGGGCCAGTTCGGCATCGGCCTGCTCGCCTGCTTCGTCGTCGCCCGACAGATCCGCGTGGTCACCCGCTCCGCCCGCGACCCCCTGGCCGTGCCCGTCGAATGGCTGGCCACGGACGACGGCTCGTACACCGTCCGCGAACTGCCCGCCGACGCCCGCCCGGAACCAGGTACGACCGTCGTCCTGGAGGCCCGCCCCGGCGCCGAGGAGTGGATCGTCCCGGCCAAGGTCGAGCAACTGGCCCGCGACTACGGCTCCCTGCTCCCCTACGACATCACCTTCGACGACGGCTCGGGCTCCGGACCCCGCCCGGTCACCGACCGGCCGGCCGTCTGGGACCGGGCCTTCCCCACCCCCTCGGCCCGCCGCGTCGCGCTCGCCGGGCACTGCGCGCAGCTCTTCGGTTTCACCCCGCTCGACACCATCGACTTCGACCTGCCCGTCGCCGGAGTGCGCGGAGTCGCGTACGTCCTGCCCGAGCCGACCAGCCCCGCCCACCGGTCCGGACACCGCGTCCACCTCAAGGGCATGCTGCTGACCGACAAGGCCGACAACCTGCTGCCCGACTGGGCATTCTTCGTCCGCGCGGTTCTGGACACCGACACCCTGAGGCCGACCGCCTCCCGCGAGAACCTGTACGACGACGAGACCCTGGCCGCCGTGCGCGAGGCCCTCGGCGCCCGCGTCCGCGCCTGGCTGACCGAGCTCGCGGCGAGCGAGCCCGAGCGCTTGGCCGCCTTCCTGAGCGTCCACCACCTCGGTGTGAAGTCGCTGGCCCGGCACGACGCCGAGCTGCTCGGCCTGATGCTGCCCTGGCTGCCGTTCGAGACCAGCGACGGCTCGATGAGCCTGGAGGAGTTCGCGGCCGCGCACTCCGAGATCCACTTCACCCGCACCGTGGAGGAGTTCCGCCAGATCGCGCCGATCGCGGCGGCCCACGGCCTCGGAATCATCAACGCCGGCTACACCTACGACGCGGACCTGCTGGCCCTGCTGCCCTCCGTACGACCGGAACTCAAGGTCACCGAACTCGACGCGGGAGCCGTCACCGAACGCCTGGACCCGGTACCCACCTCCGCCGAACTGGCCCTGGCCCCCTTCCTGGCCACCGCCCGCACCCGGCTGGAACCCCAGAGCTGCGACGTCGTCCTGCGCGCCTTCCAGCCCGTCGCCGTGCCCGCGCTCTACCTCGACGACCGCCAGGCCCGTCAGGAACGCGACCGCACCGCGGCCCTCGACAGCGCCGACTCCCTGTGGAGCGGAATCCTCGGCTCGCTGCGCGGCTCCGCTCCGCGCGCCCGCCTGGTCCTCAACCACAACAACCCGCTGATCCGCCGGATCGCCACCCTGCCCGACGAAGCACTGACCGCCACCGCCGTGGAATCGCTCTACGGCCAGGCGCTGCTGATGTCCCAGCGGCCCCTGCGGGCGGCCGACACCACCCTGCTCAACCGGGCCTTCCTCGGGCTCCTGGAATGGGCGACCCACCCCGGTGACAGCGCAGCCACCCAGGAGGACCAGAAGTGAGCCCGATGACCGCCGAGGAAGTCCGGCAGGCGCTCTACGAGAACCAGTGCCTCCCCAACGGAACCGGGCGCAACGCGCAGGCGGAGGCACTGGCCAACGCTGCCGAGGCCTGCGGGGACAGGGGCCTCTTCCGGCGTGCGCTGCTCAACCAGATCGACGCCTACGAGTACAGCTCCGAGCGGACCCGCATGGTCGTCCCCTTCGCCCGGCTGCTCCAGGAGTACGACCGCGACCCGGCCGGCTTCGACGGGGGCGACGCCCACTCGCTGTTCTGGCGGTTCAAATGGGTGGCCGGTCAGCTCGTCAGCTCCCCCGAGATCCCCCTGACCTCGGTCACCGGCTGGCTGGAGGACATGGAGCGGCGCTACCGGCTCGCCGGATACACCGAGCGCGCGGTGCGCCAGTCCGAGTTCTACCTCGCCGACGCCACCGGCGACGACGAGCGGGCAGAGCGGGCCGTCAGCCGCTGGCAGTCCGCCGACCGCGACCCGATGAGCGACTGCCACGCGTGCGAGACCAACTCCCAGGGCTGGTTCTGGGCGGGCCGCGGCGACGACGAGAAGGCCGTCGGCATCTGGGAGCCCGTGCTCGCGGGCAAGCAGAGTTGCCTGGAGGAGCCCCACCGGGTCCTCGCACGCTCCCTGCTCCCTCTGGTCCGGCTCGGCCGCGGCGCCGAGGCCCGCTCCCACCACCTGCGGGGCTACCGCATGGCGCGCGGCAACGAGAGCCTGCTGCGCTCCATCGGTGAGCACATCGAGTTCTGCGCGCTGACCGGCAACGAGGCCCGCGGACTGGAGATCCTGGCGGACCACGCCACCCGCCTCGGGCCGCTCGTGGACGTCGAGGCACAGCTGCAGTTCTACGGCGGCATCCTCGTGCTGCTGCGCCGCCTCGGCGAACTCGGCCACGGGGCGGCCCCGTCCGTCTCCTACGGGGGTGCCGCGCGCACGGTGGACGAGCTCCACGGGATCCTGCGCGAGGACGCCCTGGCGATCGCCCGGCGCTTCGACGGGCGCAACGGCACCACGCGCGTCTCCGACCGGCTCCTCGAACGCATCGGGCGGGCCCAGCTGCTCGGCTCGCTGCCGTTGGGTGTGCGCAGCACGGCCCTGCCGTTGGCGGAGGCCTCCTCCGTGCACGGGGAGCCCACGGCGGCTTCGCGACCGGGCTCGGCTGCGGCTGCGGGCTCGGCTTCGGCTTCGGCTTCGACTTCGGCCGGGAGCTTCGCGGAGCTGGTCGAGCGCGCCCGGACGGCACGGGACCTCGGACACCCCGGCGCGGACGCGCTGTGGGACGAGGTGGCGCGACACCCCGGGGCGGGGGCCGATCCGCTGATCGCCGCCGATGTGGCGGATCACCGGGCACTGGAGGCCGCGCGGGCCGGGTCCGACGGGGCCGCGCGCCTGCTGGCCGACGTACGCGACGGCTACCAGGACCTGGGGATCGCGGAGCGGGCCGCCCTGTCCGAGCTGCGCCTGGCGACCGTGGCCGCGCAGTCCGGGGCCGGGGCGGAGGAGCTGCGCGGGCTGCTGTCCGTGGCCCTGCGCGCGGCCGAGGCACTGGACCCGGACGAGCCGCTCCGCACTCGGCGGATCGCCTTCGCGGAACTGACCGGGATCCGGGTGGAGTCGTACCTGCGCTCGGTCGAGGCCGCCGGGGAGCACGGGCACGGCCAGGAGGAAGGGCACGGCCACGGCGAACTGGCCGCAGAACTGGGCGCCTTCGCCGAGTCCTACGCGTCCGCCCTGCCCGACGTCGCGGCGGAGGCCGAGGAGATGCTCGGCCGGCTCGCCCTGTCTCAGGGCGACCCGGACCGTGCGGTGGCTCTGCTCGCCGGGTCCGCCGACCGGTCGGTCGCGGCGGGCCGGCCGTGGCTCGCCGTGGACCCGCTGGTGCTGCGGGCCGGCGTGCTGATGTCGCTGGACCGCCCCGCGGAGGCGGAGGAGGCGGCCCGGGCGGGGCTGCTGCACGCCGCCGAGGTGACCGACGCCGAAGCGCAGGGCGTCGTACGGCTCACCCTCGCCGACATCCTGCTGCGGCGCGACGAGACCGACGCGGAGGCCTCCGAACACGCCCTGGAAGCGGCGCACTGGTTCGACCAGGCCGGGCTCACCTCCGACGGCGGGGCCCAGGCCCGACTGCTGCTCGCCCGGTGCCACGCCCGCGCGGGCCACACCTCCGAGGCGGCCGAGGTGCTGCAGTCGACGCTGCCGGACCTGCTGGGGCACGGCGAGGGCCAGGCCGTTTCCGTACGGGAGTTCCTGGGCGACCTGCTGCGCGAGCTGCGGGACGCCCGGGGTGCGGCGGAGCAGTACCTGCTCGCGGCGGAGGTGACCGAGGGCTGGGAGGATCCGCGTCCGCAGGCGGGCTTCGCCCAGGCGGCCGGCGATCAGCTCTCCGAGGCGCAGCTGGTGCCGGAGGCGGTCGCGGCCTACGAGCGGGCCC carries:
- a CDS encoding aquaporin, with product MTNSSSLSRRAVAELIGTAALLVVVIGSGIQAAALTADTAVALTANSLASAIGLGLIITLFGPLSGAHLNPVVTLTSWWGRRTGGEGLDGREALVYAAAQTAGAIAGAVLAETMFGRVPGVFSTRIRDGGHLLVGEVVATAGLVLVIQGLGRIGRPKLIPAAVAAYIAAAIWFTSSGSFANPAGTIGRSFSDSFTGIAPQSLPGFVAAQLVGGILGLVLAAVLYGNPRSTAADTVGPVAESSTTEPVYQTVS
- a CDS encoding RNA 2'-phosphotransferase, which produces MDDKRTVKVSKYVSKHLRHQPERIGLVLDPQGWVEMDDLLSAAADHGFPISRAELDHVVATNDKQRFAVDGNRIRASQGHTVPVDLDLPEAEPPAYLYHGTVAAALDAIRAEGLRPMARHHVHLSPDRETATRVGARRGRPVVLSVDAAAMRAAGHVFRISANGVWLADSVPPQFLRFQ
- a CDS encoding HSP90 family protein codes for the protein MTSTEPHPNTFQVDLRGLVDLLSHHLYSSPRVYVRELLQNAVDAVTARHALDPDAEIRIRLSATGNRVTIEDSGIGLTAAEAHSLLATIGRSSKRGGTHGLETTRQEFLGQFGIGLLACFVVARQIRVVTRSARDPLAVPVEWLATDDGSYTVRELPADARPEPGTTVVLEARPGAEEWIVPAKVEQLARDYGSLLPYDITFDDGSGSGPRPVTDRPAVWDRAFPTPSARRVALAGHCAQLFGFTPLDTIDFDLPVAGVRGVAYVLPEPTSPAHRSGHRVHLKGMLLTDKADNLLPDWAFFVRAVLDTDTLRPTASRENLYDDETLAAVREALGARVRAWLTELAASEPERLAAFLSVHHLGVKSLARHDAELLGLMLPWLPFETSDGSMSLEEFAAAHSEIHFTRTVEEFRQIAPIAAAHGLGIINAGYTYDADLLALLPSVRPELKVTELDAGAVTERLDPVPTSAELALAPFLATARTRLEPQSCDVVLRAFQPVAVPALYLDDRQARQERDRTAALDSADSLWSGILGSLRGSAPRARLVLNHNNPLIRRIATLPDEALTATAVESLYGQALLMSQRPLRAADTTLLNRAFLGLLEWATHPGDSAATQEDQK
- a CDS encoding tetratricopeptide repeat protein codes for the protein MSPMTAEEVRQALYENQCLPNGTGRNAQAEALANAAEACGDRGLFRRALLNQIDAYEYSSERTRMVVPFARLLQEYDRDPAGFDGGDAHSLFWRFKWVAGQLVSSPEIPLTSVTGWLEDMERRYRLAGYTERAVRQSEFYLADATGDDERAERAVSRWQSADRDPMSDCHACETNSQGWFWAGRGDDEKAVGIWEPVLAGKQSCLEEPHRVLARSLLPLVRLGRGAEARSHHLRGYRMARGNESLLRSIGEHIEFCALTGNEARGLEILADHATRLGPLVDVEAQLQFYGGILVLLRRLGELGHGAAPSVSYGGAARTVDELHGILREDALAIARRFDGRNGTTRVSDRLLERIGRAQLLGSLPLGVRSTALPLAEASSVHGEPTAASRPGSAAAAGSASASASTSAGSFAELVERARTARDLGHPGADALWDEVARHPGAGADPLIAADVADHRALEAARAGSDGAARLLADVRDGYQDLGIAERAALSELRLATVAAQSGAGAEELRGLLSVALRAAEALDPDEPLRTRRIAFAELTGIRVESYLRSVEAAGEHGHGQEEGHGHGELAAELGAFAESYASALPDVAAEAEEMLGRLALSQGDPDRAVALLAGSADRSVAAGRPWLAVDPLVLRAGVLMSLDRPAEAEEAARAGLLHAAEVTDAEAQGVVRLTLADILLRRDETDAEASEHALEAAHWFDQAGLTSDGGAQARLLLARCHARAGHTSEAAEVLQSTLPDLLGHGEGQAVSVREFLGDLLRELRDARGAAEQYLLAAEVTEGWEDPRPQAGFAQAAGDQLSEAQLVPEAVAAYERALELRRRSKDAPIAEVLILRSLAWLGLRAEVTNAAVAGARARMEAAAEVLTAVLADVPGDLEARAELAETWNQLAQILDRRVCAHQEQEEPDEEEGPGTGETPRSGPAEPLGAAELEALRLEEIRLWERAAALHAELGPDHLEARYQCVNNAAWTEHELGRPEAGAARVSALADEVRELPEGASPQWLLQSAERTAEQLRRTAS